From a single Arachis hypogaea cultivar Tifrunner chromosome 3, arahy.Tifrunner.gnm2.J5K5, whole genome shotgun sequence genomic region:
- the LOC112789649 gene encoding uncharacterized protein, producing MDLETENRLAAMLMREAAELRRQSEQEGVLAYLHKPNVRTRPNSRFLTATVRGVQQANRAVEVNEMWRVRQKELELDKQAKGTTKDKSSGYKSHTDRDSSGISRRYAAFDNSLNASSSCSSKREWDKWGSKDKGSSDKHYKDISNSNLSRSMSRHGSFQEPEYNPEPEGIRDEEMEEFLHTRKKRGRGGIGPRMDETGPYLPPHPDGEASPTPDARERRLIYGPERLSSGKSNESSEEELHDKRLKKRRKSRSGNSDKEHSNSKKHRSKEKSKHKKKEKRRKHRH from the exons ATGGATTTGGAGACTGAAAACAGATTAGCTGCTATGCTTATGAGGGAAGCAGCTGAATTGCGGCGACAGTCTGAACAGGAAGGTGTTCTGGCTTATCTTCATAAGCCTAATGTAAGGACTCGGCCAAATTCACGTTTCCTCACTGCTACTGTACGTGGGGTACAACAAG CAAATCGAGCTGTGGAAGTGAATGAGATGTGGCGAGTGCGACAGAAAGAATTGGAACTTGATAAACAGGCAAAAGGCACCACGAAAGATAAAAGCAGTGGTTACAAAAGCCACACGGATCGTGACTCATCAGGAATCTCTAGAAGATATGCTGCTTTTGATAATAGCTTGAATGCCTCTTCTTCATGTTCAAGTAAAAGAGAATGGGATAAGTGGGGATCAAAAGATAAAGGAAGTTCTGACAAACACTACAAGGATATTAGTAATAGTAACCTATCAAGAAGCATGAGTAGACATGGCAGTTTTCAAGAACCAGAGTATAATCCAGAACCAGAAGGTATAAGGGATGAAGAGATGGAAGAGTTTCTTCATACGAG GAAAAAGCGAGGCAGAGGTGGCATCGGTCCCAGAATGGATGAGACTGGGCCTTACCTTCCGCCCCATCCAGATGGGGAAGCTAGTCCTACACCGGATGCAAGGGAGCGCCGTCTTATTTATGGTCCTGAGAGGCTGTCATCAGGGAAGTCGAATGAATCTTCAGAAGAGGAGCTTCACGATAAAAGGCTGAAAAAGCGAAGAAAGTCTCGCTCTGGCAACTCAGACAAGGAGCACTCTAATTCTAAGAAGCACAGGTCCAAAGAAAAATCAAAGcacaagaaaaaggagaaaagaagaaaacaccGTCACTAA
- the LOC112773333 gene encoding protein MAIN-LIKE 1-like: MYLEHVTTAGYASEREVHSVLADGQLIPSCKLNERWFRLDEPLDVEYQFGVLIDGRYVSGCLTDFQTYIHGGRPAWVWFQELLGVLPTVNQIQKFAVNCNWFQETFGELPEGADEPTVRRYARAYIMMLLGTQLFADKSSNRIQIRWLPYVARLEDMGGYSWGSAAHSWLYRCMCCMANRHVFIWIPYNSLDIHHVVHPEILEPLHTALWRFVTVLIYFAVIEWHQIDRVLPQFGGVQSRPQPALNIEFLMSKDGRGGDRWFPYSLQFWHVHWESRADHVLRFDVVPDPSPSHDFLDWWGQHSKRLLSHELYLGDPRAVPILVEATQ, encoded by the exons ATGTATCTCGAGCATGTGACGACAGCAGGGTATGCGTCTGAACGAGAAGTAcattccgtacttgcagatggccagCTTATACCATCTTGTAAGCTAAACGAGAGATGGTTCAGACTAGATGAGCCCCTG GACGTGGAATACCAGTTTGGCGTGTTGATCGATGGACGTTATGTTAGTGGTTGCCTGACAGATTTTCAAACGTACATCCACGGTGGTCGGCCAGCTTGGGTGTGGTTTCAGGAGTTGCTGGGTGTGTTACCTACTGTTAACCAAATCCAAAAGTTTGCAGTGAACTGCAACTGGTTCCAGGAGACCTTTGGAGAGCTCCCTGAGGGAGCCGATGAGCCCACAGTTAGGAGGTATGCCCGGGCCTATATCATGATGCTGTTAGGGACTCAGCTATTTGCCGATAAGTCTAGCAACCGCATTCAAATTAGGTGGCTCCCATACGTAGCTAGGCTTGAGGACATGGGTGGCTATAGCTGGGGATCAGCTGCTCACTCGTGGTTATATCGGTGCATGTGCTGCATGGCGAATAGACATGTG TTTATTTGGATTCCGTACAACTCCCTTGACATTCATCATGTTGTGCATCCGGAGATATTAGAGCCTCTACATACGGCGTTATGGAGGTTTGTGACGGTGCTGATATATTTTGCCGTTATAGAGTGGCACCAGATAGATCGGGTGCTACCGCAGTTTGGTGGAGTACAGTCCCGACCCCAGCCCGCCCTCAACATCGAATTCTTGATGTCCAAGGATGGTAGAGGTGGTGATCGTTGGTTTCCGTACAGCTTGCAGTTCTGGCACGTTCATTGGGAGAGCCGGGCAGATCATGTGCTTCGGTTTGATGTTGTGCCAGACCCAAGTCCATCACATGATTTTCTGGATTGGTGGGGTCAGCATAGTAAGAGATTACTGTCACATGAGCTATATCTCGGTGATCCCAGAGCCGTGCCTATTTTGGTCGAGGCGACACAGTGA
- the LOC112789650 gene encoding uncharacterized protein — MLYATRFRVSVRQIPNFVPLSTLPPFPSSFCSWTSLHFHSEPPSLREVDDAVDSFTRMLSMRRTPPIIQFNKILGSLAKMKHFHAAISLFQQLQATGIAPNIVTLNILINCCCGMGRITLAFSVFAKILKMSFQPDTITLNTLTKGLCLSGKLEKAQHLHNTMLAQGFQFDKVTYGTLINGLCKIGHTSAAVQVLRKIPRHGIVLSVVMYSAIIDSLCKVTLINDAFHLYYEMLAKGIYPNVITYNTIIYGLCLAGQLKEAIDLLNHMMLKNITPNLCTYSTLIDGLCKEGKIKDAKSVLAVMTKRWCETRCGYL; from the coding sequence ATGTTGTATGCAACAAGGTTTAGAGTTTCTGTTCGTCAAATCCCTAATTTTGTTCCACTCTCCACTCTCCCTCCCTTCCCTTCATCTTTCTGTTCATGGACAAGCCTTCACTTTCATTCTGAGCCTCCATCCCTTCGTGAAGTTGACGATGCTGTTGATTCCTTCACTCGCATGCTCTCTATGCGTCGTACTCCTCCCATCATCCAATTTAACAAGATTTTGGGATCCCTTGCCAAGATGAAGCATTTCCACGCCGCCATTTCCCTTTTCCAACAATTGCAAGCCACAGGAATTGCACCCAACATAGTCACTTTGAATATCTTAATCAATTGTTGCTGCGGCATGGGTCGGATCACTCTCGCTTTCTCTGTATTCGCCAAGATTCTCAAGATGAGCTTTCAGCCTGATACCATAACATTGAATACACTCACTAAAGGTCTCTGTCTCTCTGGTAAGCTTGAAAAAGCACAGCACCTTCACAACACAATGCTGGCTCAAGGATTTCAGTTTGATAAAGTTACTTATGGGACGTTGATCAATGGGCTCTGTAAGATCGGACACACATCAGCTGCTGTTCAAGTGTTGAGAAAGATCCCACGGCATGGAATTGTTCTTAGTGTCGTCATGTACAGTGCAATTATTGATAGCCTCTGTAAGGTTACACTTATAAATGATGCTTTTCATTTATACTATGAAATGCTTGCTAAAGGAATTTATCCTAATGTTATCACGTACAACACAATAATTTATGGATTGTGCCTTGCGGGTCAACTAAAGGAAGCAATTGATTTACTAAATCATATGATGTTGAAAAACATTACTCCAAATCTTTGTACCTATAGTACTTTAATTGATGGACTATGCAAGGAAGGAAAGATCAAAGATGCTAAGAGTGTGTTGGCTGTAATGACAAAAAGATGGTGTGAAACCAGATGTGGTTACTTATAA